In Carya illinoinensis cultivar Pawnee chromosome 6, C.illinoinensisPawnee_v1, whole genome shotgun sequence, a single genomic region encodes these proteins:
- the LOC122313269 gene encoding cysteine protease RD19A-like: MDPRFSLFSLFFLFVVVAAAATTLVEDVVFSASESETFIRQVVDGSENLNNPRLGAEHHFELFKRRFGKSYESQEEHDRRFKVFRANLRRAHRHQSLDPSATHGVTQFSDLTPSEFRRAFLGLRSRLRLPSDAKNAPILPTEDLPTDFDWRDHGAVTAVKNQGSCGSCWSFSTTGALEGANFLATGKLDSLSEQQLVDCDHECDPEERDSCDSGCNGGLMNSAFEYTLKAGGLMREEDYPYTGTDRGTCKFDKSKIAASVSNFSVVSLDEDQIAANLVKNGPLAVAINAVFMQTYVGGVSCPYICSKRLDHGVLLVGYGSAGYAPVRMKEKPYWIIKNSWGENWGENGFYKICRGRNICGVDSMVSTVAAVQTATSQ, translated from the exons ATGGATCctcgtttctctctcttctctctcttcttcttgttcGTCGTCGTCGCGGCGGCTGCGACGACGTTGGTGGAGGATGTTGTCTTTAGCGCCTCTGAATCCGAAACCTTCATACGGCAGGTCGTCGACGGCTCGGAGAACCTCAACAACCCGCGGCTGGGTGCGGAGCACCACTTCGAGCTCTTCAAGCGGAGGTTCGGAAAGTCGTACGAGTCACAGGAGGAGCATGACCGCAGGTTTAAGGTGTTCCGTGCCAACCTGCGCCGCGCGCATCGCCACCAGAGTCTGGACCCGTCGGCGACTCACGGCGTGACTCAGTTCTCCGACTTGACCCCGTCCGAGTTCCGGAGGGCTTTCTTGGGTCTCAGGAGTCGCCTCAGGCTGCCCTCCGATGCCAAAAACGCTCCGATTTTGCCGACCGAAGATCTTCCTACCGATTTTGATTGGAGAGATCATGGAGCTGTAACCGCCGTCAAAAATCAg GGTTCGTGCGGATCATGCTGGAGCTTTAGCACAACTGGGGCCTTGGAAGGTGCTAACTTCCTTGCCACAGGGAAGCTTGATAGTCTCAGCGAGCAACAGCTTGTGGATTGCGATCACGAG TGTGATCCAGAGGAACGGGATTCTTGTGATTCTGGGTGCAATGGTGGGTTGATGAATAGCGCCTTTGAGTACACACTTAAAGCTGGTGGACTAATGCGAGAGGAGGACTATCCTTACACAGGTACTGATCGTGGGACCTGCAAATTTGACAAGAGCAAGATTGCAGCATCAGTATCCAACTTCAGTGTCGTCTCCCTTGATGAAGATCAAATTGCTGCTAATCTTGTGAAAAATGGTCCTCTGGCAG TGGCCATCAATGCGGTGTTCATGCAGACATATGTAGGCGGAGTTTCTTGCCCATACATATGCTCAAAGAGGCTAGATCATGGGGTGTTATTGGTGGGATACGGCTCTGCTGGCTATGCTCCTGTCCGGATGAAAGAGAAGCCATATTGGATTATCAAGAACTCATGGGGTGAAAACTGGGGAGAGAATGGTTTCTACAAAATCTGCAGGGGCCGCAATATCTGCGGGGTCGACTCCATGGTCTCCACGGTTGCTGCGGTGCAAACTGCCACCTCACAGTAG
- the LOC122313268 gene encoding purple acid phosphatase, producing the protein MGLRFSSSSWVAIILVLNVVVMCNGGKTSSFVRKVEKTVDMPLDSDVFQIPSGYNAPQQVHITQGDHMGKAVIVSWVTVDEPGSSTVIYWSENSKEKKQAEGKVHTYKFYNYTSGFIHHTTIRNLKFNTKYQYVVGIGHTPRQFWFITPPEVGPDVPYTFGLIGDLGQSFDSNRTLTHYELNPQKGKTVLFVGDLSYADNYPNHDNVRWDTWGRFVERSVAYQPWIWTAGNHELDFAPEIGETKPFKPYTRRYHVPYKPSKSTAPFWYSIKRASAYIIVLSSYSAYGKYTPQYQWLEEELPKVNRAKTPWLIVLMHSPWYNSYNYHYMEGETMRVMFEAWFVKYKVDVVFAGHVHAYERSERVSNIAYNVINGICTPVKDQSAPVYITIGDGGNLEGLATSMTEPQPEYSAYREASFGHATFDIKNRTHAYYSWHRNHDGYAVEADSMWFFNRYWRPVDDSTNSQS; encoded by the exons ATGGGTCTgcggttttcttcttcttcttgggtAGCAATTATCTTGGTTTTGAATGTGGTGGTGATGTGTAATGGCGGGAAGACCAGCAGTTTTGTGAGGAAAGTTGAGAAGACTGTGGATATGCCTCTTGATAGCGATGTCTTTCAAATTCCTTCTGGCTATAATGCACCTCAACAA GTTCACATAACACAGGGAGACCATATGGGGAAGGCAGTCATAGTTTCATGGGTGACTGTGGATGAACCGGGTTCCAGTACAGTGATTTATTGGAGTGAAAACAGCAAGGAAAAGAAACAGGCCGAAGGCAAAGTTCATACTTATAAGTTCTACAATTACACTTCTGGTTTCATTCATCACACTACCATCAGAAACTTGAAG TTTAACACCAAATATCAATACGTGGTCGGGATTGGGCACACTCCTCGGCAGTTTTGGTTTATAACTCCCCCTGAAGTTGGCCCTGATGTGCCTTATACCTTTGGTCTAATTG GGGATCTTGGTCAGAGTTTTGATTCAAACAGGACGCTTACTCATTATGAGTTAAACCCACAGAAAGGGAAAACGGTGTTGTTTGTTGGGGACCTCTCTTATGCAGACAACTATCCAAATCATGACAATGTTAGATGGGATACATGGGGAAGGTTCGTCGAGAGAAGTGTTGCTTATCAACCATGGATATGGACTGCAGGGAATCACGAGTTAGATTTCGCCCCTGAAATC GGTGAAACAAAACCTTTTAAGCCTTACACTCGCCGTTATCATGTGCCTTATAAACCTTCAAAGAGTACTGCTCCCTTTTGGTATTCAATCAAGAGAGCTTCAGCTTACATCATAGTGTTGTCTTCATATTCAGCATATG GTAAATATACGCCTCAATACCAATGGCTCGAAGAGGAACTACCGAAAGTTAATAGGGCCAAGACACCTTGGCTGATTGTTCTTATGCATTCCCCTTGGTATAATAGCTATAACTATCATTATATGGAGGGGGAAACCATGAGAGTAATGTTTGAGGCCTGGTTTGTGAAGTACAAAGTTGATGTGGTATTTGCTGGTCATGTTCATGCTTATGAGCGATCT gAACGTGTATCCAACATTGCCTACAATGTCATAAATGGTATTTGCACACCGGTAAAAGATCAATCAGCGCCTGTATACATAACCATTGGTGATGGAGGGAACCTCGAAGGCTTAGCAACCAG CATGACCGAACCACAGCCAGAGTACTCAGCTTATCGGGAGGCAAGCTTTGGTCATGCCACTTTTGATATCAAGAACCGAACCCATGCTTACTACAGTTGGCACCGCAATCATGATGGATATGCAGTGGAAGCAGATTCCATGTGGTTTTTCAACAGATACTGGCGTCCAGTTGATGATTCCACAAACTCCCAATCATGA